One part of the Olleya sp. YS genome encodes these proteins:
- a CDS encoding L-threonylcarbamoyladenylate synthase codes for MQSQIEKALDVLKQGGLILYPTDTVWGIGCDATNANAVRKVYQLKQRDDSKALICLVNNYSMLERYVDNVPKIAYTILDIAVQPTTVIYDAPAGIAENLVAEDNTLAIRIPDHQFCQKLIKYFGKPIVSTSANIAGQPTPKSFKEIDDAILKGVDYVVNLQSENKNAKPSTIIKLSNSGEVKIIRE; via the coding sequence ATGCAATCTCAAATAGAAAAAGCACTTGATGTTTTAAAACAAGGTGGACTAATCTTATATCCAACAGATACTGTTTGGGGTATTGGTTGCGATGCGACTAATGCCAATGCGGTCAGAAAAGTGTATCAACTAAAACAAAGAGACGATTCTAAAGCGCTAATTTGCTTAGTAAATAATTACAGCATGTTAGAACGTTATGTAGACAATGTCCCAAAAATCGCCTACACCATATTAGATATTGCTGTCCAACCTACTACAGTAATATATGATGCACCAGCAGGAATTGCAGAAAATTTAGTTGCAGAAGATAACACATTAGCTATTCGTATTCCAGATCACCAATTCTGTCAAAAATTGATTAAATATTTTGGTAAACCCATTGTATCTACCTCAGCTAATATTGCTGGTCAACCTACTCCAAAATCCTTTAAAGAAATAGACGATGCTATTTTAAAAGGTGTGGATTATGTCGTAAATTTGCAAAGCGAAAATAAAAATGCAAAACCATCAACTATCATTAAATTATCTAATAGTGGTGAAGTCAAAATTATTCGTGAGTAA
- a CDS encoding FkbM family methyltransferase — protein sequence MLTQLKLIKTIKGNFSFWEAIKLFKALKNETEEVYLPKRKRTLYFRKNTKDFETFEEVFVSKIYDVILTFEPKTIIDAGANTGFSSLFFKFQYPEANIVALEIDKENINMIAKNLKGFEGVDIMERGLFSEHSFFKVEDPYNATNSFVMKKVNKDQDYDIESITIDQIMEQKQWDTVDILKIDIEGSEKELFESNYQSWLPKVKVIYIETHDRMITKCAYTVINAINQFDDFILYTTTEGTLIFFNKALMRIP from the coding sequence ATGCTAACTCAATTAAAACTTATAAAAACTATAAAAGGAAATTTTTCTTTCTGGGAAGCGATTAAATTATTTAAAGCTTTAAAAAACGAAACAGAAGAAGTGTATTTACCTAAAAGAAAACGAACCCTTTATTTTAGAAAAAACACTAAAGATTTTGAAACGTTTGAAGAAGTTTTTGTCTCAAAAATATATGACGTTATATTAACTTTTGAACCAAAAACTATCATTGATGCTGGTGCCAACACAGGGTTTTCATCTTTGTTTTTTAAGTTTCAATATCCAGAAGCCAATATTGTAGCTTTAGAAATTGATAAAGAAAACATAAATATGATTGCTAAAAACCTTAAAGGTTTTGAAGGTGTAGATATTATGGAAAGAGGGCTTTTTAGCGAGCATTCCTTTTTTAAAGTAGAAGATCCATACAATGCTACAAATAGCTTTGTTATGAAAAAGGTTAATAAAGATCAAGACTATGACATAGAATCCATTACCATAGATCAAATTATGGAACAAAAACAATGGGATACTGTTGACATTTTAAAAATAGATATTGAGGGTTCAGAAAAAGAATTATTTGAATCTAACTACCAGTCATGGCTTCCTAAAGTAAAAGTGATTTATATAGAGACACACGATAGGATGATTACTAAATGTGCTTATACTGTTATTAATGCAATCAATCAATTTGATGATTTCATTTTATACACAACAACAGAGGGCACACTTATTTTTTTCAACAAAGCACTAATGAGAATACCATAA